In one Gemmatimonas sp. genomic region, the following are encoded:
- the ggt gene encoding gamma-glutamyltransferase, with protein MTASKALVLSLSISVLGACAQSATPAATSSAEPAREAARFPDGWRLSAGASSTFAPHAIAVSNSPEASAAAAEIMKAGGNAVDAAVALGFALAVTWPEAGNIGGGGYSIVHMADGRTAAIDYREVAPLAATRNMYLDANGKVTDRSIEGHLASGVPGAVAGLSMLLETFGTMSLSRVMQPAIALAREGFVIDTALAGSMSRAATTVSRNSPVTPYFPNGKALPAGARLVQPDLARTLQAIADNGSKAFYEGWIADSLVAEQKRGGGIITRADLKAYTPVSRTAIASTYRGYRLLAMPPSSSGGVTMTEALNILEQYSMVPAYGSTRWFHLVGSAFQRAFIDRNSKLGDPAFVKVPMEQLTSKAYAKTLASTINDTRATSTKALEPMMQQPAREPEHTTHYAVVDKNGNAVSTTTTLNNSWGSAVWVRGAGFMLNDEMDDFAVQPGTANMYGLVQGEANAIQPGKRMLSAMSPTIVLDKSGRVFLVVGAAGGPTIITGTTQVILNVIDHHMSLADAMRAPRVHHQALPDSLTYEDGGIRPAVLDSLTKMGYSMRKLRALVNINAIMRVKNGWEGVPEPRRSGGAVGY; from the coding sequence ATGACTGCTTCCAAGGCGCTCGTTCTGTCGCTGTCGATCTCCGTGTTGGGTGCGTGCGCGCAGAGCGCCACCCCGGCCGCCACCTCCAGCGCCGAACCAGCGCGTGAAGCCGCGCGATTCCCCGACGGATGGCGTCTCTCCGCGGGTGCATCGTCCACGTTCGCCCCGCACGCGATCGCGGTCAGCAACAGTCCCGAGGCAAGCGCCGCAGCCGCCGAGATCATGAAGGCCGGCGGCAATGCCGTCGATGCAGCGGTCGCCCTCGGCTTCGCCTTGGCGGTGACGTGGCCGGAGGCGGGCAATATCGGTGGCGGCGGATACTCCATCGTGCACATGGCCGACGGACGCACGGCGGCGATCGACTATCGCGAAGTCGCGCCGCTGGCCGCGACGCGCAATATGTACCTCGATGCGAACGGGAAAGTCACCGACCGCAGCATCGAAGGGCATCTCGCGAGTGGCGTACCGGGTGCCGTGGCCGGGCTCAGCATGCTGCTCGAGACGTTCGGCACGATGTCGTTGTCGCGAGTCATGCAACCGGCCATTGCACTCGCGCGTGAGGGGTTCGTGATCGACACCGCGCTGGCGGGGTCGATGTCTCGCGCCGCGACCACGGTCTCGCGCAACAGCCCGGTCACGCCGTACTTCCCGAACGGCAAGGCGCTCCCCGCCGGTGCACGGTTGGTGCAGCCCGATCTCGCGCGCACCCTGCAGGCGATCGCCGACAACGGCTCCAAGGCGTTTTACGAGGGCTGGATCGCCGACTCGCTGGTGGCCGAGCAGAAGCGCGGTGGCGGCATCATCACGCGCGCCGATCTCAAGGCCTACACGCCGGTGTCGCGTACCGCGATCGCGAGCACGTATCGCGGCTATCGCCTGCTCGCGATGCCGCCCTCGTCGTCGGGCGGCGTCACGATGACGGAGGCGCTCAATATTCTCGAGCAGTACAGCATGGTACCGGCGTACGGCAGCACGCGCTGGTTCCACCTGGTCGGCAGTGCCTTTCAGCGCGCGTTCATCGATCGCAACAGCAAGCTCGGCGATCCGGCGTTCGTGAAGGTGCCGATGGAGCAGCTCACCAGCAAAGCGTATGCGAAGACGCTGGCCTCCACGATCAACGACACGCGCGCGACCAGCACGAAGGCGCTCGAGCCGATGATGCAGCAGCCGGCACGCGAACCCGAACACACAACGCACTACGCCGTCGTCGACAAGAACGGGAACGCGGTGTCGACCACGACTACGCTGAACAACTCGTGGGGTTCGGCCGTGTGGGTGCGGGGCGCCGGCTTCATGCTGAACGACGAGATGGATGACTTCGCCGTGCAGCCGGGTACGGCGAATATGTACGGCCTGGTGCAGGGCGAAGCGAACGCCATCCAGCCCGGCAAGCGCATGCTGAGCGCGATGTCGCCCACGATCGTTCTCGACAAGTCGGGGCGCGTGTTCCTGGTAGTTGGTGCCGCTGGCGGTCCCACGATCATCACCGGCACCACGCAAGTGATCCTGAATGTGATCGACCATCACATGTCGCTCGCCGACGCGATGCGTGCACCACGGGTGCACCATCAGGCGCTGCCCGATTCCCTCACCTACGAGGACGGCGGTATCCGCCCGGCCGTGCTCGACTCGCTCACAAAGATGGGCTACTCCATGCGGAAGCTGCGCGCGCTCGTGAACATCAACGCGATCATGCGCGTGAAGAACGGATGGGAAGGCGTACCGGAGCCGAGGCGGAGTGGAGGAGCGGTCGGGTACTGA